The proteins below come from a single Corynebacterium glyciniphilum AJ 3170 genomic window:
- a CDS encoding PH domain-containing protein, with protein sequence MTDQTPEVSSPLALLDSMHRVSGRYVPARYVSDLPWTVVPVIAAVIAALIVPGLASTILWVVAAVLVALLIWQIWLIPAQASRKRWLETEDELLITKGRLWWTFTVVPYGRIQYVDVTSGPVERAFGIKQVKLHTASSTSDSTVVGLAAADADALRDRLAVAARERMSGL encoded by the coding sequence ATGACCGATCAGACCCCCGAGGTTTCTTCGCCCCTGGCCCTCCTTGACTCGATGCACCGGGTGTCCGGACGATACGTGCCCGCCCGCTATGTGTCGGATCTGCCGTGGACGGTCGTGCCCGTGATCGCAGCGGTCATTGCCGCGCTGATCGTCCCAGGTCTCGCTTCCACGATTCTCTGGGTTGTAGCCGCAGTATTGGTGGCGTTGCTCATCTGGCAGATCTGGCTCATCCCCGCCCAGGCGTCGCGGAAGCGGTGGTTGGAGACCGAGGACGAGCTACTGATCACCAAAGGGCGACTGTGGTGGACATTCACCGTGGTGCCCTACGGGAGAATCCAGTATGTCGATGTCACTTCAGGCCCCGTGGAACGAGCCTTCGGGATTAAACAGGTCAAACTGCACACCGCGTCCTCGACGAGTGACTCGACAGTGGTGGGGTTGGCCGCCGCTGATGCGGACGCTCTGCGTGACCGCCTCGCCGTCGCCGCGCGGGAGAGGATGAGCGGACTGTGA
- a CDS encoding PH domain-containing protein, translating into MTGYATDNATDNAADGKWRRVHPLSPLLRMWAVLVGIVAVIAAQQAETLGRLRDLLEDSPLPTALVVVAVLVAIPVIFLIGWVVSLPWWRAAGYRIDEEEIAVRRGVVSRQLRTARFDRVQAVDLVEPLAPRLFRLAGVKVETAGGSGSSVAVEYLPRQDAEDLRSHLLALVHGGPDQSDQRKEAAKDHSSVVVPTIPITRSLVAAALSGATVLVVAGAVVALATPVGLAVLLPVLAGAVPWVWGVLNTSWRFTATLDGDVLGITFGLTERRRQSVPLARVHAVEVSQPVAWRLLGWWKVRVDVAGYGAESESGGSTTTVLPVGDLPLALHVLDTLTPLDSGAIAAVAHPEGRSRDGYPSTRTYLSPQNARWVSPVDRTRQGTTLVSDAGGNGQLTAVVSHHGLFRRAVSVIAPAHIQELSYRRGPVQKALGLAGVRFDIVPGPVSMAGRDLSTADAVDLVTRLRARRLPEPETHAARPE; encoded by the coding sequence GTGACCGGCTACGCGACCGACAATGCGACCGACAACGCGGCCGACGGTAAGTGGCGTCGCGTCCACCCGCTGAGCCCGCTGCTGCGCATGTGGGCGGTTCTCGTCGGTATCGTCGCCGTCATCGCTGCCCAGCAGGCGGAGACCCTGGGGAGACTGCGCGACTTGCTGGAGGATTCCCCGCTGCCGACGGCACTGGTCGTCGTGGCGGTCCTTGTGGCGATTCCGGTCATCTTCCTCATTGGCTGGGTCGTCTCGCTGCCGTGGTGGAGGGCCGCCGGATACCGGATCGATGAGGAGGAGATCGCCGTCCGACGAGGAGTGGTCTCTCGACAACTCCGCACGGCTCGCTTCGACCGCGTCCAGGCTGTCGACCTGGTGGAGCCGCTGGCACCACGCTTGTTCCGCCTCGCCGGGGTCAAAGTGGAGACTGCCGGAGGATCGGGAAGCTCCGTCGCGGTGGAGTATCTTCCGCGCCAGGACGCTGAGGACCTGCGTTCCCACCTGCTCGCGCTCGTCCACGGTGGCCCGGACCAGTCGGACCAGAGGAAGGAGGCGGCGAAGGACCACAGCAGTGTTGTCGTCCCCACGATTCCGATCACCCGCTCCCTTGTGGCGGCCGCACTGTCCGGTGCCACCGTGCTGGTGGTGGCAGGTGCCGTCGTCGCTTTGGCTACCCCCGTCGGACTGGCGGTGCTGCTGCCGGTCCTCGCCGGTGCCGTGCCATGGGTCTGGGGAGTGCTGAACACCAGCTGGCGATTCACCGCTACACTCGACGGCGATGTTCTGGGGATCACCTTTGGCCTGACGGAACGACGTCGGCAGTCCGTCCCTCTGGCCCGCGTCCATGCGGTGGAGGTGTCGCAACCCGTAGCGTGGCGACTGCTCGGCTGGTGGAAAGTTCGGGTCGACGTGGCAGGATACGGTGCGGAGTCTGAATCAGGAGGCTCGACGACCACTGTTCTCCCGGTTGGTGACCTGCCGCTCGCCCTCCATGTGCTTGACACACTCACGCCGCTGGACAGCGGGGCCATTGCCGCCGTAGCGCATCCGGAGGGCCGTTCCCGCGACGGTTACCCCAGCACACGCACCTACCTGAGCCCACAGAATGCCCGCTGGGTGTCGCCGGTTGACCGCACGCGCCAAGGCACCACCCTGGTGTCGGATGCCGGTGGGAACGGCCAGCTGACGGCGGTGGTCTCCCATCACGGGCTGTTCCGCCGTGCTGTGTCGGTGATCGCCCCGGCCCATATCCAGGAGCTCAGTTATCGCCGGGGGCCGGTGCAGAAAGCGCTGGGCTTGGCGGGGGTGCGCTTCGACATCGTACCGGGGCCGGTGTCGATGGCGGGGCGCGACCTTTCGACCGCAGATGCCGTCGACCTCGTCACCCGACTGCGTGCCCGGCGACTTCCTGAGCCGGAGACACACGCCGCCCGCCCGGAGTGA
- a CDS encoding fructosamine kinase family protein — translation MFTTFPHLVEATTFKKHNPGRPGAWEQSCLDWLHDAAGHGGVPVAGVRARTDAGNLLLRRVTSARPDAPAAEEFGRRLAVTHASGAASFGSGPAGWHGPGYQGPNDSLLELPLAPHPTWGSYYADVVLAPLAHRVPGGIRGTDLLLERLTTGDFDDGRPPARLHGDLWSGNLMWSPQGAVLIDPSSHGGHGLTDLGFLSMFGAPHLDRIFDAYAEAAELPSGWRELLPLHRLHVLYLHAAVFGGGYVAEAASTVRHVLSL, via the coding sequence ATGTTCACCACCTTCCCGCACCTGGTCGAGGCCACGACATTTAAGAAGCACAATCCGGGACGGCCCGGTGCCTGGGAGCAGTCCTGCCTGGACTGGCTCCACGACGCCGCAGGGCATGGTGGGGTGCCCGTCGCCGGCGTGCGGGCTCGGACGGACGCCGGAAACCTCCTGTTACGCAGGGTCACCTCCGCCCGACCCGACGCACCGGCCGCAGAGGAGTTCGGACGCCGTCTCGCCGTCACTCATGCGAGTGGGGCAGCGTCGTTCGGGTCGGGGCCGGCTGGCTGGCACGGACCCGGATACCAGGGGCCGAACGACAGCCTGCTTGAACTGCCGCTGGCCCCACACCCGACGTGGGGGTCCTACTACGCCGACGTGGTGCTGGCGCCGCTGGCGCATCGCGTCCCCGGCGGAATCCGGGGGACAGACTTACTGCTCGAAAGGCTCACCACGGGTGACTTCGATGACGGCAGGCCACCGGCACGGCTGCACGGCGACCTGTGGTCCGGAAACCTGATGTGGTCTCCGCAGGGGGCGGTTCTCATCGACCCGTCGTCCCACGGTGGTCACGGGCTGACTGACCTTGGTTTCCTCAGTATGTTCGGTGCTCCGCACCTTGACCGGATCTTCGATGCCTACGCCGAAGCAGCCGAGCTGCCCTCAGGATGGCGGGAGCTGCTGCCCCTGCACAGGCTCCACGTGCTCTACCTTCACGCGGCGGTGTTCGGCGGAGGATACGTCGCAGAGGCGGCGTCAACCGTCCGGCACGTTTTGTCGCTCTAG